DNA from Archaeoglobus veneficus SNP6:
AAGGATTCTGCAGAAGCTTATCAAGAATTCTCGATATACCAGCTCCAGATCATTCAACTATCCACAAGAGAGCTCCAAGGTTGGATTTCACTCCTCCAGCCGTTAACTCTGAAGAAATAGTTATAGCGGTTGATTCTTCGGGAATTAAAGTTCATAACAGGGGAGAGTGGATGAGAGAGAAATACAGGAGGAGAAGGGGATGGATAAAGATCCATTTCGCTGTTGACGTTGAAACTAAGCAGGTTGTAGCTTACGAAGTTACAGACGAGCAGGTTCACGATAACAAGGTCTTCAAGGATCTCGTAGAAAAATCTGAAGAAAGAGCAAAGGTAAGGAGAGTTCTTGCCGATAAAGCGTATGACAGCTACGAAAACTTCGAATTTCTTCAATCAAGGGATATAGATCCTGCCATTCCAGTAAGGAAAGGAGCTATAGACATCTTAAAGCATCCAAGAAGTGAGGAGGCAAGGAAGCAGAAAGATTTTGACGGGTGGAAGGAAGAGAAGAAATACGGGTTGAGGTGGGCAGTTGAGACTGCTTATTCTGTCTTTAAGAGGTGTTTTGGTGAGTTCGTTTCAGCAAGGAAGCAGGATTACATGGTTAAGGAGATTGCAGCGAAG
Protein-coding regions in this window:
- a CDS encoding IS5-like element ISArve1 family transposase — translated: MPKINWKEYNEKLVKRGEILFSTEFIENWKRELDSMNERKRGHPYEYPNSFMQFLASIRYYCHLDYRTLEGFCRSLSRILDIPAPDHSTIHKRAPRLDFTPPAVNSEEIVIAVDSSGIKVHNRGEWMREKYRRRRGWIKIHFAVDVETKQVVAYEVTDEQVHDNKVFKDLVEKSEERAKVRRVLADKAYDSYENFEFLQSRDIDPAIPVRKGAIDILKHPRSEEARKQKDFDGWKEEKKYGLRWAVETAYSVFKRCFGEFVSARKQDYMVKEIAAKVWIYNSLRAVLC